A genomic stretch from Microtus pennsylvanicus isolate mMicPen1 chromosome 9, mMicPen1.hap1, whole genome shotgun sequence includes:
- the Ing2 gene encoding inhibitor of growth protein 2, translating to MLGQQQQLYSSAALLTGERSRLLTCYVQDYLECVESLPHDMQRNVSVLRELDNKYQETLKEIDDVYEKYKKEDDSNQKKRLQQHLQRALINSQELGDEKIQIVTQMLELVENRARQMELHSQCFQDPAESERASDKGKMDSGQPERSSRRPRRQRTSESRDLCHMTNGVEDCDDQPPKEKKSKSAKKKKRSKAKQEREASPVEFAIDPNEPTYCLCNQVSYGEMIGCDNEQCPIEWFHFSCVSLTYKPKGKWYCPKCRGDNEKTMDKSTEKTKKERRAR from the exons ATGTtagggcagcagcagcagctgtacTCGTCGGCCGCGCTCCTGACCGGAGAGCGGAGCCGGCTGCTCACCTGCTACGTGCAAGACTACCTGGAGTGCGTGGAGTCGCTGCCCCACGACATGCAGAGGAACGTGTCGGTGCTGCGGGAGCTGGACAACAAATACCAAg AAACTTTAAAGGAAATTGATGATGTCtatgaaaaatataagaaagaagaTGATTCAAACCAGAAGAAACGCCTACAGCAACATCTTCAGAGAGCGTTGATTAATAGCCAGGAATTGGGAGATGAAAAAATTCAGATTGTCACACAAATGCTCGAATTGGTGGAAAATCGGGCAAGACAAATGGAGCTGCACTCCCAGTGTTTCCAAGATCCTGCTGAAAGTGAACGAGCCTCAGACAAAGGAAAGATGGATTCTGGTCAGCCCGAGCGATCTTCTAGAAGACCTCGAAGACAGCGAACCAGTGAGAGCCGTGATTTATGTCACATGACAAATGGGGTTGAAGACTGTGATGATCAgccaccaaaagaaaagaaatccaaatcCGCCAAGAAAAAGAAGCGCTCCAAGGCCAAGCAGGAAAGGGAAGCCTCGCCTGTTGAGTTTGCAATAGATCCCAATGAACCTACCTACTGCTTATGTAACCAAGTGTCTTACGGGGAGATGATAGGCTGTGACAATGAACAGTGTCCCATTGAATGGTTCCACTTCTCATGTGTTTCACTCACCTATAAACCAAAGGGGAAATGGTACTGCCCAAAGTGCAGGGGAGACAATGAGAAAACAATGGACAAAAGtactgaaaagacaaaaaaggagagaagagcgAGGTAG